In Acidaminococcus fermentans DSM 20731, one genomic interval encodes:
- the ilvN gene encoding acetolactate synthase small subunit codes for MKWQHMALLVNNRPGVLSHVAGLIARRNINIECLNVGYTEIPEISRINLVVGVESRFQLDQAIHQLSHLIDVIKVVNLDDAPLVSYELTLIKVSAPTPQIREELTNIANLFHAKIVDVYPDSLIFRLTGRQDHIQALKQMLQNYEILEIATTGQIALGRGPQTVKDSLLTEPETEGEQP; via the coding sequence ATGAAATGGCAGCATATGGCCCTTCTGGTTAACAACCGGCCGGGGGTCCTGTCCCATGTGGCAGGGCTCATTGCCCGCCGGAACATCAATATCGAATGTCTGAACGTAGGCTATACGGAAATCCCGGAAATCAGCCGGATCAATCTGGTGGTGGGGGTGGAAAGCCGGTTCCAGCTGGACCAGGCCATCCACCAGCTGAGTCATCTCATCGACGTAATCAAGGTGGTGAACCTGGACGATGCCCCTCTGGTAAGCTATGAACTGACCCTGATCAAAGTCAGCGCCCCCACCCCCCAGATCCGGGAGGAACTGACCAACATCGCCAATCTGTTCCACGCCAAGATTGTGGATGTGTACCCGGATTCCCTGATTTTCCGGCTTACCGGCCGGCAGGATCACATCCAGGCCCTGAAGCAGATGCTCCAGAACTATGAGATCCTGGAAATCGCTACCACCGGCCAGATCGCCCTGGGCCGGGGTCCCCAGACCGTCAAGGACAGCCTGCTGACGGAACCGGAAACGGAAGGAGAACAGCCATGA
- a CDS encoding ATP-binding protein, which translates to MTQALQTADFRIFATLSVLRDLRRDPVIRNLEKAQAHPEREKHLARAREAVLAAAEELGLAGNLWQGYFFHLLAEGENLAAQVVETRGEAGSGIQAALTRDLEKLRPFWELTGRDVFQDGFYDHYEPGHPVRDSLDAQLARQLKETEEAAGKARLLLHHYQRYGRGKMARYEAFCLDAKGRFQGIADFPHYAWDDILGYEDQKEKLLANTRQFMAGRGCNNVLSTGSRGTGKSTSIKALIPLFSAQGLRLVQIKRDQLQLLAEAMERAGKIRSHRFLFFFDDLSFDENEKEYKYLKSAIDGGAAPQPDNVMLCATSNRRHLLKETWVDRSDELEAEVYREDATNESISLSDRFGLILHFGAPSQQEYLAIIDHELRKEGIQLSPEELRVEGVRWEMEHSGRNGRIAKQFVQWYLGNH; encoded by the coding sequence ATGACACAAGCACTGCAGACAGCGGATTTTCGCATTTTTGCCACCCTGTCGGTCCTCAGGGACCTGCGCCGGGATCCGGTGATCCGGAACCTGGAAAAGGCCCAGGCCCATCCGGAACGGGAAAAGCACCTGGCCCGGGCCCGGGAAGCGGTACTGGCTGCTGCCGAGGAACTGGGACTTGCCGGGAACCTGTGGCAGGGATATTTCTTCCATCTCCTGGCGGAAGGGGAGAACCTGGCCGCCCAGGTGGTGGAAACCCGGGGAGAAGCGGGCAGCGGCATCCAGGCGGCCCTGACCCGGGATCTGGAAAAGCTCCGGCCGTTTTGGGAACTGACCGGCCGGGACGTGTTCCAGGACGGATTCTACGATCATTATGAACCCGGCCATCCGGTCCGGGACAGCCTGGATGCCCAGCTGGCCCGGCAGCTGAAGGAAACGGAAGAAGCGGCCGGGAAGGCCCGGCTGCTGCTTCACCACTACCAGCGGTACGGCCGGGGGAAAATGGCCCGGTACGAAGCCTTCTGTCTGGATGCCAAAGGGCGCTTCCAGGGCATTGCCGACTTTCCCCATTATGCCTGGGATGATATCCTGGGATATGAGGACCAGAAGGAGAAGCTGCTGGCCAACACCCGGCAGTTCATGGCCGGCCGGGGCTGCAACAATGTGCTGTCCACCGGCAGCCGGGGCACCGGGAAATCCACTTCCATCAAGGCCCTGATCCCTCTGTTCAGTGCCCAGGGCCTCCGTCTGGTCCAGATCAAGCGGGATCAGCTCCAGCTGCTGGCGGAAGCCATGGAACGGGCGGGAAAGATCCGCAGCCACCGGTTCCTGTTCTTCTTTGACGACCTGTCCTTTGATGAAAACGAAAAGGAATACAAGTACCTGAAATCCGCCATTGACGGCGGGGCCGCTCCCCAGCCGGACAATGTGATGCTGTGCGCCACCAGCAACCGGCGCCATCTGCTGAAGGAGACCTGGGTGGACCGGAGCGATGAACTGGAGGCGGAAGTGTACCGGGAGGACGCCACCAACGAATCCATTTCCCTGTCCGACCGGTTCGGGCTGATCCTCCATTTCGGGGCCCCCAGCCAACAGGAATACCTGGCCATCATCGACCACGAGCTCCGGAAAGAGGGCATCCAGCTGTCCCCGGAAGAACTTCGGGTGGAAGGAGTCCGGTGGGAAATGGAACATTCCGGCCGGAATGGACGGATCGCCAAGCAGTTCGTCCAGTGGTATCTGGGGAATCATTGA
- a CDS encoding methylated-DNA--[protein]-cysteine S-methyltransferase, whose product MDETGLYTDRVGTPLGDMIMTSHGEALLGLWFQGERYEPGEQELAGARRNPDLPVFQETRRWLELYFQGKDPGFTPPLELSGSVFRQQVGRIMLTIPYGKTMTYGAIAREMAGKTGKKQMSAQAVGGAVGHNPISLIIPCHRVVGSSGSLTGYGGGMPRKVWLLEHEGIDLKASGFTIPKKGTAL is encoded by the coding sequence ATGGACGAAACAGGATTGTACACGGACCGGGTGGGGACGCCCCTGGGGGACATGATCATGACCAGCCATGGAGAGGCTCTTCTGGGGCTGTGGTTCCAGGGGGAACGCTATGAACCAGGGGAACAGGAACTGGCCGGAGCCCGGAGAAATCCGGACCTGCCCGTTTTCCAGGAGACCCGCCGCTGGCTGGAACTGTATTTCCAGGGGAAGGATCCCGGCTTCACCCCTCCCCTTGAACTGTCCGGCAGTGTTTTCCGGCAGCAGGTGGGACGGATCATGCTGACCATCCCTTATGGAAAGACCATGACCTATGGGGCCATCGCCCGGGAGATGGCAGGAAAGACGGGGAAAAAACAGATGTCGGCCCAGGCCGTAGGCGGCGCCGTGGGGCACAACCCCATCAGCCTGATCATTCCCTGCCACCGGGTGGTGGGGTCCAGCGGAAGCCTGACTGGATACGGCGGCGGCATGCCCCGGAAGGTGTGGCTGCTGGAACATGAAGGCATCGATCTGAAAGCCTCCGGCTTCACGATACCGAAAAAAGGGACTGCCCTGTAA
- a CDS encoding ArnT family glycosyltransferase — protein sequence MEYWENDGSPLLRFYHRHWPALLLLLLSLVLFFAGNSRLLITDPVESNYALTAREMLADGDWLSPRIYGNFWYDKPWLFYGELLIAFRLFGVTSFAARFFPAVFATIGVLQTYWFAQKLYNRKVGFLSGLIMATSVEYFYLAKAVITDMTLFVTTTGSLMLFYVAKSENKSRLLYGAYALTGLALLTKGPVGLVLPGLIILAYLAGNRDFHTLTRMKLIRGSLLTLGIAALWYGPMIALHGTDFLTGFIGVHNILRATVSEHPRNNTWWYYFLIFLIGCFPWSLSLPWLWKKYGHILKERIKTRTFWKNLNDRQRFLFLWAFVTWFFFECMATKYPTYTLPYLPPLTIGLACAASRLDLQYWVKRTALAMALLFTVLSFVLAAPLCRQASGWDAARLVTARHAPGVPVYVYGGRYPVSFTYYSGIPAPRLVTRQRIRELRPNGISWKAKNMMPFAALEDLPDTGKVMVLVDRSSQKDFLQTVSGKWEKLGEGGRWTVWERK from the coding sequence ATGGAATACTGGGAAAATGACGGCAGCCCGCTGCTGCGCTTCTATCACCGGCACTGGCCGGCATTGCTGCTTTTGCTGCTGAGCCTGGTGCTGTTCTTTGCCGGCAACAGCCGGCTGCTGATCACCGATCCGGTGGAATCCAACTATGCCCTCACCGCCAGGGAAATGCTGGCAGACGGAGACTGGCTCTCACCCCGGATCTACGGGAACTTCTGGTACGACAAACCCTGGCTGTTCTACGGGGAGCTGCTGATTGCCTTCCGGCTTTTCGGGGTAACGTCCTTTGCCGCCCGGTTCTTTCCGGCGGTCTTCGCCACCATCGGGGTGCTCCAGACCTACTGGTTCGCCCAGAAACTGTACAACCGGAAGGTGGGGTTTCTCAGCGGTCTCATTATGGCCACCAGTGTGGAATATTTCTACCTGGCCAAAGCAGTAATTACCGACATGACCCTGTTCGTCACCACCACGGGATCCCTGATGCTGTTCTATGTGGCCAAAAGCGAAAACAAGTCCCGTCTCCTTTACGGAGCCTATGCTCTCACCGGCCTGGCCCTCCTCACCAAAGGACCGGTGGGCCTGGTGCTGCCCGGCCTGATCATCCTGGCCTACCTGGCCGGGAACCGGGATTTCCACACTCTGACCCGGATGAAACTGATCCGGGGAAGCCTGCTGACCCTGGGGATTGCCGCCCTGTGGTACGGTCCCATGATTGCGCTCCACGGCACTGATTTCCTCACCGGCTTCATCGGTGTCCACAATATACTCCGGGCCACAGTATCCGAGCATCCCCGGAACAACACCTGGTGGTATTATTTCCTGATTTTCCTCATTGGCTGTTTCCCCTGGAGCTTGAGCCTGCCCTGGCTGTGGAAAAAATACGGTCATATCCTGAAGGAACGGATCAAAACCCGGACGTTCTGGAAAAATCTGAACGACCGGCAACGGTTTCTCTTCTTATGGGCGTTCGTTACCTGGTTTTTCTTTGAATGCATGGCCACCAAGTACCCCACCTACACCCTCCCGTACCTGCCCCCATTGACCATCGGGTTGGCCTGTGCCGCCAGCCGGCTGGATCTGCAGTACTGGGTGAAACGGACTGCCCTGGCCATGGCCCTGCTGTTCACGGTACTGTCCTTTGTGCTGGCTGCCCCCCTGTGCCGGCAGGCTTCCGGCTGGGATGCGGCCCGGCTGGTTACCGCCCGCCATGCGCCGGGGGTGCCGGTGTATGTATATGGCGGCCGGTATCCCGTGTCCTTCACCTACTACAGCGGAATCCCCGCTCCCCGGCTGGTGACCCGGCAGCGGATCCGGGAACTCCGGCCGAACGGAATCAGCTGGAAGGCCAAGAACATGATGCCCTTCGCCGCCCTGGAAGACCTGCCGGACACCGGAAAGGTCATGGTCCTGGTGGACCGGAGCAGCCAGAAGGACTTTCTCCAGACCGTCTCCGGTAAATGGGAAAAACTGGGAGAAGGCGGCCGCTGGACCGTATGGGAAAGAAAATAG
- a CDS encoding YadA-like family protein, which produces MQDVSPAWQSSWGAVSVGAGASQNENGRTIPQRTRQIINLAAGTEDTDAVNVAQLKEAMSDARISIHAGEGIIVEKLGTEYTIKANLNGLSNEHGTVHILSDPGELPGTQDGSELRPARAILRAVAEPQTENGGQLHVGYVSNKVDFATDEGPTARLNDGGVVKVLGGDNIHTASSSTTNDNGQTVDNIHIHLNKDIRVDSVSIGEKGPILNGEGMDMKGLSITGLAPGEVSATSMDAVNGSQLHATNQMVQENRQNITQLGNSLNKLDARVNRVGAGAAALAALQPLDFDPDDKWDFAAGYGNYAGAHAVAIGAYYRPTEELMFSYINRSCRGGRPGRPPNQRLSVCFAGRRACAPYGLCCFKINLPN; this is translated from the coding sequence ATGCAGGACGTTTCTCCTGCCTGGCAGTCCTCTTGGGGGGCAGTTTCCGTCGGGGCCGGGGCTTCCCAGAATGAAAATGGCCGGACGATTCCCCAGCGGACCCGGCAGATCATCAACCTGGCCGCCGGGACGGAAGATACGGACGCTGTGAACGTGGCCCAGCTGAAGGAAGCCATGAGCGATGCCCGGATCTCCATCCATGCCGGTGAAGGGATCATTGTGGAAAAACTGGGAACCGAGTACACCATCAAAGCCAATCTGAACGGATTGAGCAACGAACATGGAACTGTACATATCCTGTCCGATCCCGGTGAGCTTCCTGGTACCCAGGATGGGTCGGAACTCAGACCGGCCAGAGCAATCCTGCGGGCGGTGGCGGAACCGCAAACTGAGAATGGGGGACAGCTCCATGTGGGTTATGTGTCCAATAAGGTGGATTTTGCCACGGACGAAGGGCCTACGGCCCGGCTCAACGACGGAGGGGTCGTCAAAGTACTGGGCGGAGACAATATCCATACGGCTTCCAGCTCTACTACAAATGACAATGGCCAAACCGTGGACAATATCCACATCCATCTGAACAAGGATATCCGGGTGGACAGCGTGTCCATCGGAGAAAAGGGTCCGATCCTGAATGGAGAGGGCATGGATATGAAAGGGCTCTCCATTACCGGACTGGCGCCGGGCGAAGTGTCGGCCACTTCCATGGATGCCGTGAACGGCAGTCAGCTCCACGCCACCAACCAGATGGTCCAGGAGAACCGGCAGAACATCACCCAGCTGGGGAATTCCCTGAACAAGCTGGACGCCCGGGTCAACCGGGTGGGGGCCGGAGCAGCCGCACTGGCAGCTCTCCAGCCACTGGATTTTGATCCCGATGACAAATGGGATTTTGCCGCCGGGTACGGCAACTACGCCGGAGCCCATGCCGTGGCCATCGGGGCCTACTACCGGCCTACGGAAGAGTTGATGTTCAGTTATATAAATCGTTCCTGTAGGGGCGGCAGGCCCGGCCGCCCGCCAAATCAGCGGTTGTCCGTATGTTTTGCGGGGCGCCGGGCCTGCGCCCCCTACGGTTTATGCTGCTTCAAAATCAATTTGCCAAATTGA
- a CDS encoding 5-methyltetrahydropteroyltriglutamate--homocysteine S-methyltransferase translates to MTKNKPPFRYDIVGSFLRPAALKEKREAFAAGTITAADLKAAEDEAIRDLVAREKEVGLHAVTDGEFRRRYWHLDFLTELQGVTEISAENWSVHFKGAQPKARTARITGLVDFGKHPFLDHFKALQEIAGKDTLVKMTIPSPSMLHLICCVREKHYEPIPQYQDQNRLFTDIALAYQHAIKAFYAAGCRYLQLDDTSWGEFCDADKRKAYAERGFDLDELARHYVEMINRALEAKPDDMTITMHICRGNFRSTWFSSGGYEPVAETLFGRCRVDGFFLEYDSDRAGGFEPLRFIKDQQVVLGLVTSKTPELEKEEDIIARIREAEKYVPLDQLCLSPQCGFSSTEEGNLLTEKEQWAKLRLIRDIAEKVWKDA, encoded by the coding sequence ATGACCAAAAACAAACCGCCTTTTCGCTATGATATTGTGGGCAGCTTCCTGCGTCCGGCTGCTCTGAAAGAAAAACGGGAGGCTTTCGCCGCCGGGACCATCACCGCTGCTGACCTGAAAGCTGCGGAAGACGAAGCCATCCGGGACCTGGTGGCCAGGGAAAAAGAAGTGGGACTCCACGCCGTCACCGACGGAGAATTCCGCCGCCGCTACTGGCATCTGGACTTTCTGACGGAACTGCAGGGCGTTACGGAAATCTCGGCAGAAAACTGGTCCGTCCATTTCAAAGGGGCCCAGCCCAAGGCCCGCACCGCCAGGATCACCGGCCTGGTGGATTTCGGCAAGCACCCGTTCCTGGACCACTTCAAGGCCCTGCAGGAAATTGCCGGCAAAGACACGCTGGTGAAAATGACCATTCCTTCCCCCAGCATGCTGCACCTGATCTGCTGCGTCCGGGAAAAGCACTATGAACCCATTCCTCAGTACCAGGACCAGAACCGGCTGTTCACAGACATCGCTCTGGCCTACCAGCACGCCATCAAGGCTTTCTACGCCGCCGGCTGCCGGTACCTGCAGCTGGACGACACCAGCTGGGGCGAATTCTGCGACGCCGACAAGCGGAAGGCCTACGCAGAACGGGGCTTTGACCTGGACGAACTGGCCAGACATTATGTAGAAATGATCAATCGGGCCCTGGAAGCCAAACCCGATGACATGACCATCACCATGCACATCTGCCGGGGCAACTTCCGGTCCACCTGGTTCTCCAGCGGCGGGTACGAACCGGTGGCGGAAACCCTCTTCGGCCGCTGCCGTGTGGACGGATTTTTCCTGGAATACGACAGTGACCGGGCCGGGGGCTTCGAACCCCTCCGGTTCATCAAAGACCAGCAGGTGGTCCTGGGCCTGGTGACCTCCAAGACCCCGGAACTGGAAAAAGAGGAAGACATCATCGCCCGGATCCGGGAAGCGGAAAAATACGTTCCTCTGGACCAGCTGTGCCTGAGCCCCCAGTGCGGGTTCTCCTCCACAGAGGAAGGCAACCTGCTGACAGAAAAAGAACAGTGGGCCAAGCTCCGCCTGATCAGGGACATTGCCGAAAAAGTCTGGAAGGATGCATGA
- a CDS encoding acyl-CoA dehydratase activase-related protein → MSTYRVGLDIGSTTCKIVVLDNHSHVVFSRYKRHQANVAGVLREELKTLRSQIGGASLKLKITGSVGMGVAEKFQIPFEQEVIAATKFVKAKYPDVATLIDIGGEDAKIVYIKKDGSCDLRMNGNCAGGTGAFLDQMAVLLGIPIEQLNGLAEKAQHVHYIASRCGVFAKTDIQNLLAKNVSREDIAISIFHAVAVQVISTLSHGCTIEPRILLCGGPLTFMPALRKALMDCLQIPYVNFVVPENANLIPAYGTALSAADAPVITFDKLVEKLESAPKVAVRSDDILPPIFQSPEDYAAWKKAKEADAIQLTPLTAETDGIYVGIDSGSTTTKLVVTDDQDRILFTHYGPNSGNPIGAVQEAFEAFYAECLKVGANPRILGSCSTGYGEDLIKAAFDLKTGIIETIAHYLAARKIHQDVSFILDIGGQDMKAIFVDHGVLNRMELNESCSSGCGTFLETFAKGLNYSVSDFAKLACEAKEPCDLGTRCTVFMNSKVKQSLREGVTIGDISAGLAYSVIKNCLYKVLKLQNTHDLGNDIVLQGGTMKNDAVVRAFELLTGTTVHRSNIPEIMGAYGCALFARSRAEGESTLDDMIHVANYTDSQLQCHGCENNCLIKKYNFSNGSVYYSGNKCEKFFTNNGEEHKPGENIYDYKYKLLFDRPVKEDAQRIIGIPRCLNIYEDYPFWHALFTTCGLKVQLSDPSTFKNYEGGIHDVMSDNICFPAKLVHGHINNLIRKRVNRIFMPYVIYEWQDDKRQLNSYNCPVVSGYSDVIKSVVDTEIPIDSPPINFQDESLLKKQIRKYLSYIGFDRFTADKALKAALKAQEEYGRAIKAKNEEILQKSRANKQLTILLAGRPYHTDPLIQHKLSESIAAMGINVINEDLVRDDSSITIDDSYLVRQWAYINRISKAADWVARQDNSVHFMEMTSFGCGPDAFLQDEVRGILQRHGKALTLLKIDDVSNIGSLKLRVRSVVESIRYNRDAKFAATPFEQPPRFEKSMKDYTILAPFFTPFISPLIPSVLKNLGYHVETLPESTVQSADLGLKFANNEVCYPATLVVGDFIRALQSGKYDPSHTAVAITQTGGQCRASNYFGLIKHALISAGFKNTPVLSLATSKNIQNDQPGFELNWLKIARITVSTVLFSDCLAKFFNASVVRETVKGKAAELKEKYLELAKKEIEANSPGGLQKLLKEAAAEFNALAKPDVHLPQVGIVGEIYLKFNAFAHKNITGWLMDHSIEVMPPLLTPFFMQAFVNRITNRKFGLERHHMPNLIVDALYMWVSKQVKKFNEIGEEFQYFTPIEDIFDLANDGKSIINMAAQFGEGWLLPAEVVNFAKHGIENVISLQPFGCIANHIISKGIEKKIKSLYPHMNLLSLDFDSGVSDVNVTNRLLLFVENIRTSAAPVPAAKPKKKENFFDENLAKREIMI, encoded by the coding sequence ATGAGTACGTATCGTGTAGGTTTAGACATCGGGTCCACCACGTGCAAGATCGTCGTGCTGGACAATCATTCCCATGTGGTGTTTTCCCGCTACAAGCGGCACCAGGCCAACGTGGCCGGGGTCCTGCGGGAAGAGCTGAAGACTTTGCGTTCCCAGATCGGCGGTGCCAGCCTGAAGCTGAAGATCACCGGTTCCGTGGGCATGGGGGTGGCGGAAAAGTTCCAGATTCCCTTTGAACAGGAAGTAATCGCCGCTACCAAATTCGTCAAAGCCAAATATCCAGACGTAGCCACCCTGATCGACATTGGCGGGGAAGACGCCAAAATCGTGTATATCAAAAAAGACGGCAGCTGTGACCTGCGGATGAACGGCAACTGTGCCGGGGGCACCGGAGCCTTCCTGGACCAGATGGCCGTGCTCCTGGGGATTCCCATCGAACAGCTGAACGGGCTGGCGGAAAAGGCCCAGCATGTCCATTACATCGCCTCCCGCTGCGGGGTCTTTGCCAAAACGGATATCCAGAACCTGCTGGCCAAGAACGTGAGCCGGGAAGACATTGCCATTTCCATTTTCCACGCCGTGGCGGTCCAGGTGATTTCCACCCTGAGCCACGGCTGCACCATCGAACCCAGGATCCTGCTCTGCGGCGGACCTCTGACCTTTATGCCCGCCCTGCGGAAAGCCCTGATGGACTGCCTCCAGATTCCCTATGTGAATTTCGTGGTGCCGGAAAACGCCAATCTGATTCCGGCCTACGGAACCGCTCTCAGTGCGGCGGATGCTCCGGTCATCACCTTTGACAAGCTGGTGGAAAAACTGGAAAGCGCCCCCAAAGTGGCTGTCCGTTCTGACGATATCCTGCCCCCCATTTTCCAGTCTCCGGAAGACTATGCCGCCTGGAAAAAGGCCAAGGAAGCGGATGCCATCCAGCTGACGCCCCTTACGGCGGAAACGGACGGGATCTATGTGGGCATCGACTCCGGTTCCACCACCACCAAGCTGGTGGTCACCGATGACCAGGACCGGATCCTCTTTACCCATTACGGGCCCAACAGCGGGAATCCCATCGGCGCCGTCCAGGAAGCCTTCGAGGCTTTTTATGCGGAATGCCTGAAGGTGGGCGCCAATCCCCGGATCCTGGGCAGCTGCTCCACCGGTTACGGGGAAGACCTGATCAAAGCCGCCTTCGACCTGAAGACCGGTATCATCGAAACCATCGCCCACTATCTGGCAGCCCGGAAGATCCACCAGGATGTGTCCTTTATCCTGGACATCGGTGGGCAGGACATGAAGGCCATTTTCGTAGACCACGGGGTCCTGAACCGGATGGAACTGAACGAATCCTGTTCCTCCGGCTGCGGCACTTTCCTGGAAACCTTTGCCAAGGGACTGAATTATTCCGTCAGCGATTTCGCCAAACTGGCCTGCGAAGCCAAGGAACCCTGTGACCTGGGCACCCGGTGCACGGTGTTCATGAACTCCAAGGTGAAACAGAGCCTCCGGGAAGGGGTCACCATCGGGGACATTTCCGCCGGTCTGGCCTATTCCGTCATCAAGAACTGCCTGTACAAGGTGCTGAAACTCCAGAATACCCATGACCTGGGGAACGATATCGTCCTCCAGGGGGGCACCATGAAAAACGACGCGGTAGTCCGGGCCTTTGAACTTCTGACCGGCACCACCGTCCACCGGAGCAATATCCCGGAAATCATGGGGGCCTACGGCTGCGCCCTGTTTGCCCGGAGCCGGGCGGAAGGGGAATCCACCCTGGACGACATGATCCACGTGGCCAATTATACCGACAGCCAGCTCCAGTGCCACGGCTGCGAAAACAACTGCCTGATCAAGAAATACAACTTCAGCAACGGCAGCGTCTACTATTCCGGAAACAAATGTGAAAAATTCTTCACCAACAACGGGGAAGAACACAAGCCCGGGGAAAACATCTACGACTACAAATACAAGCTGCTCTTCGACCGTCCGGTGAAAGAGGATGCCCAGCGGATCATCGGGATTCCCCGGTGCCTGAACATCTACGAGGACTATCCTTTCTGGCACGCCCTGTTCACCACCTGCGGCCTGAAGGTCCAGCTGTCCGATCCCTCCACCTTCAAGAACTACGAAGGCGGGATCCACGATGTAATGAGCGACAACATCTGCTTCCCGGCCAAGCTGGTCCACGGTCACATCAACAACCTGATCCGGAAACGGGTGAACCGGATCTTCATGCCCTATGTAATCTACGAATGGCAGGATGACAAGCGGCAGCTGAACAGCTACAACTGCCCGGTGGTCTCCGGCTATTCCGACGTAATCAAGAGCGTGGTGGACACGGAGATCCCCATCGATTCCCCGCCCATCAACTTCCAGGACGAATCCCTGCTGAAGAAACAGATCCGGAAATACCTGAGCTATATCGGATTCGACCGTTTCACCGCCGACAAGGCCCTGAAGGCGGCCCTGAAAGCCCAGGAGGAATACGGCAGGGCCATCAAGGCCAAAAATGAGGAAATCCTCCAAAAGAGCCGGGCCAACAAACAGCTGACCATCCTGCTGGCCGGCCGGCCCTACCATACGGATCCCCTGATCCAGCACAAACTCAGCGAATCCATTGCGGCCATGGGCATCAATGTGATCAACGAGGACCTGGTCCGGGACGACAGCTCCATTACCATCGACGATTCCTATCTGGTCCGTCAGTGGGCCTACATCAACCGGATCTCCAAGGCCGCCGACTGGGTGGCCCGCCAGGACAACAGCGTCCACTTCATGGAAATGACCTCCTTCGGCTGCGGCCCGGATGCCTTCCTCCAGGACGAGGTCCGGGGCATCCTCCAGCGCCACGGGAAGGCCCTGACCCTGCTGAAAATCGACGATGTGTCCAACATCGGTTCCCTGAAGCTGCGGGTACGGTCTGTGGTGGAAAGCATCCGGTACAACCGGGATGCCAAATTCGCCGCCACTCCCTTTGAACAGCCGCCCCGTTTTGAAAAGAGCATGAAGGATTACACCATCCTGGCGCCTTTCTTCACGCCTTTCATTTCCCCGCTGATTCCCTCCGTCCTGAAAAACCTGGGCTATCATGTGGAAACCCTGCCGGAAAGCACGGTCCAGAGTGCGGACCTGGGGCTGAAATTCGCCAACAACGAAGTGTGCTATCCGGCCACCCTGGTGGTAGGGGACTTTATCCGGGCCCTCCAGTCTGGAAAATACGATCCCTCCCATACGGCCGTGGCCATTACCCAGACCGGGGGCCAGTGCCGTGCCTCCAACTATTTCGGGCTGATCAAGCATGCGCTGATCTCTGCCGGGTTCAAAAACACGCCGGTGCTGTCCCTGGCCACCAGCAAGAACATCCAGAACGACCAGCCGGGCTTCGAGCTGAACTGGCTGAAGATTGCCCGGATCACCGTTTCCACCGTGCTGTTCTCCGACTGCCTGGCCAAGTTCTTCAACGCCTCCGTAGTCCGGGAAACCGTCAAGGGCAAAGCGGCGGAACTGAAGGAGAAATACCTGGAACTGGCCAAGAAGGAAATCGAAGCCAACAGCCCCGGCGGTCTCCAGAAACTGCTGAAGGAAGCAGCGGCGGAATTCAATGCCCTGGCCAAGCCGGACGTGCATCTGCCCCAGGTGGGGATCGTGGGGGAAATCTACCTGAAGTTCAACGCCTTCGCCCACAAGAACATCACCGGCTGGCTGATGGATCACTCCATCGAAGTGATGCCCCCTCTGCTGACGCCTTTCTTCATGCAGGCTTTTGTGAACCGGATCACCAACCGGAAATTCGGCCTGGAACGGCACCATATGCCCAACCTGATCGTGGATGCCCTGTACATGTGGGTCAGCAAACAGGTGAAGAAATTCAACGAAATCGGGGAAGAATTCCAGTATTTCACCCCCATCGAGGACATCTTCGACCTGGCCAATGACGGCAAGAGCATCATCAACATGGCCGCCCAGTTTGGGGAAGGCTGGCTGCTGCCGGCGGAAGTGGTGAATTTCGCCAAGCACGGCATCGAAAATGTGATCAGCCTCCAGCCTTTCGGCTGCATTGCCAACCACATCATTTCCAAAGGAATCGAAAAGAAGATCAAATCCCTGTATCCTCACATGAACCTGCTGAGCCTGGACTTCGACAGCGGGGTCAGCGACGTGAACGTGACCAACCGGTTGCTGCTGTTCGTGGAAAACATCCGCACCAGCGCCGCACCGGTCCCGGCTGCCAAACCCAAGAAGAAGGAAAATTTCTTCGACGAGAACCTGGCAAAACGGGAGATTATGATTTAA